Proteins from a genomic interval of Equus quagga isolate Etosha38 chromosome 13, UCLA_HA_Equagga_1.0, whole genome shotgun sequence:
- the POGZ gene encoding pogo transposable element with ZNF domain isoform X7 gives MTPVRPGSTMPVRPTTNTFTTVIPATLTIRSTVPQSQSQQTKSTPSTSTTPTATQPTSLGQLAVQPPGQSNQTPNPKLAPSFPSPPAVSIASFVTVKRPGVTGENSNEVAKLVNTLNTIPSLGQSPGPVVVSNNSSAHGSQRTSGPESSMKVSSSIPVFDLQDGGRKICPRCNAQFRVTEALRGHMCYCCPEMVEYQKKGKSLDSEPSVPSAAKPPSPEKTAPVASTPSSTPIPALSPPTKVPEPNENVGDAVQTKLIMLVDDFYYGRDGGRVAQLTNFPKVATSFRCPHCTKRLKNNIRFMNHMKHHVELDQQNGEVDGHTICQHCYRQFSTPFQLQCHLENVHSPYESTTKCKICEWAFESEPLFLQHMKDTHKPGEMPYVCQVCQYRSSLYSEVDVHFRMIHEDTRHLLCPYCLKVFKNGNAFQQHYMRHQKRNVYHCNKCRLQFLFAKDKIEHKLQHHKTFRKPKQLEGLKPGTKVTIRASRGQPRSVPVSSSDAPPSTLQEAAPLTSSADPLPVFLYPPVQRNIQKRAVRKMSVMGRQTCLECSFEIPDFPNHFPTYVHCSLCRYSTCCSRAYANHMINNHVPRKSPKYLALFKNSVSGIKLACTSCTFVTSVGDAMAKHLVFNPSHRSSSILPRGLTWISHSRHGQTRDRVHDRNLKNMYPPSFPSNKAATVKSAGATPAEPEELPTPLAQALPSPASTATPPPTPTHPQPLALPPLATEGAECLNVDDQDEGSLVTQEPEPASGGGSSSGLGKKEQLSVKKLRVVLFALCCNTEQAAEHFRNPQRRIRRWLRRFQASQGENLEGKYLSLEAEEKLAEWVLTQREQQLPVNEETLFQKATKIGRSLEGGFKISYEWAVRFMLRHHLTPHARRAVAHTLPKDVAENAGLFIEFVQRQIHNQDLPLSMIVAIDEISLFLDTEVLSSDDRKENALQTVGTGEPWCDVVLAILADGTVLPTLVFYRGQMDQPANVPDSILLEAKESGYSDDEIMELWSTRVWQKHTACQRSKGMLVMDCHRTHLSEEVLAMLSASSTLPAVVPAGCSSKIQPLDVCIKRTVKNFLHKKWKEQAREMADTACDSDVLLQLVLVWLAEVLGVIGDCPELVQRSFLVASVLPGPDGNINSPTRNADMQEELIASLEEQLKLSGEQSEEPSASTPRPRSSPEETIEPESLHQLFEGESETESFYGFEEADLDLMEI, from the exons ATGACCCCAGTGAGGCCGGGCTCCACGATGCCTGTGCGGCCCACCACCAACACCTTCACCACCGTCATCCCAGCCACTCTCACCATTCGAAGCACCGTCCCACAGTCCCAGTCCCAGCAGACCAAGTCCACTCCCAGCACTTCCACCACTCCCACCGCCACACAGCCAACCTCACTGGGGCAACTAGCTGTTCAGCCTCCAGGCCAATCCAACCAGACCCCGAATCCCAAACTAG ctccctccttcccctctccaccTGCAGTGAGCATTGCCAGCTTTGTCACTGTGAAGCGACCTGGGGTTACAGGTGAAAATAGCAATGAAGTGGCCAAACTGGTGAATACCCTTAACACCATCCCTTCCCTGGGCCAGAGTCCTGGGCCAGTGGTGGTATCCAACAACAGCTCTGCCCATGGCTCTCAAAGAACCAGCGGACCTGAGTCTTCAATGAAAG TTAGCTCTTCCATCCCAGTGTTTGACCTCCAGGATGGTGGACGGAAAATATGTCCCCGGTGTAATGCTCAATTCCGCGTTACTGAAGCTTTGAGAGGTCACATGTGT TACTGTTGCCCAGAAATGGTTGAATaccagaagaaaggaaagtctctggATTCAGAACCCAGTGTCCCATCAGCAGCAAAGCCCCCATCCCCTGAGAAAACTGCTCCTGTTGCTTCCACGCCCTCTTCTACACCTATTCCTGCTCTGTCACCACCTACCAAAGTACCAGAGCCAAATGAGAATGTGGGTGATGCTGTCCAGACCAAGCTCATTATGCTAGTAGATGACTTCTACTATGGACGGGACGGGGGCAGAGTAGCCCAACTCACAAACTTCCCTAAGGTCGCTACATCTTTCCGATGCCCACATTGTACCAAAAGGCTAAAAAACAACATTCG ATTCATGAACCATATGAAACACCACGTAGAACTTGATCAGCAGAATGGTGAAGTGGATGGTCATACTATCTGCCAACACTGTTATCGCCAGTTTTCCACTCCCTTCCAGCTCCAGTGCCACTTGGAAAATGTTCATAGTCCCTATGAATCGACTA ccAAGTGCAAGATCTGTGAGTGGGCATTTGAGAGTGAGCCACTATTTCTCCAGCATATGAAGGATACGCATAAGCCTGGAGAGATGCCTTATGTTTGCCAG GTGTGTCAGTATCGCTCCTCACTCTACTCTGAGGTAGATGTCCATTTTCGGATGATCCATGAGGATACTCGGCATCTGCTCTGCCCTTACTGCCTGAAGGTCTTCAAAAATGGCAATGCATTCCAGCAGCATTACATGAGGCACCAG AAGAGGAATGTTTATCACTGCAACAAATGCAGGCTGCAGTTTCTCTTTGCCAAGGACAAAATTGAACACAAGCTACAGCACCATAAAACTTTCCGTAAACCCAAGCAGCTGGAAGGTTTGAAACCAGGCACCAAG GTGACAATCCGGGCTTCCCGAGGGCAGCCACGATCTGTTCCTGTATCCTCCAGTGATGCACCTCCCAGCACTTTGCAGGAGGCGGCGCCACTGACTTCCTCAGCAGACCCTCTGCCCGTCTTCCTTTATCCCCCTGTCCAGCGCAACATCCAGAAGAGAGCTGTTAGGAAAAT GAGTGTCATGGGTCGGCAGACGTGTCTGGAGTGCAGCTTTGAGATCCCAGATTTCCCTAATCACTTCCCTACTTACGTTCACTGCTCTCTGTGTCGCTATAGCACCTGCTGCTCTCGAGCTTATGCCAACCACATGATCAA CAATCATGTTCCACGGAAAAGCCCCAAGTATTTGgctttgtttaaaaattctgTGAG TGGAATCAAGCTGGCTTGCACTTCATGTACCTTTGTGACTTCTGTGGGAGATGCCATGGCCAAGCATTTGGTATTCAACCCCTCTCACAGATCCAGCAGCATCCTGCCACGGG GACTCACTTGGATATCTCACTCAAG ACATGGCCAGACTCGTGACCGAGTGCATGACCGGAACTTGAAGAATATgtaccctccttccttcccctctaaTAAGGCTGCCACTGTGAAATCTGCAGGGGCCACCCCAGCTGAGCCTGAAGAGCTACCAACTCCCCTGGCTCAGGCACTCCCATCACCAGCCTCAACTGCAACCCCACCACCAACCCCTACTCACCCCCAGCCTTTAGCCCTACCGCCCTTGGCTACAGAGGGGGCCGAATGTCTGAATGTTGATGACCAGGATGAAGGGAGCCTGGTCACCCAGGAACCTGAACCAGCATCTGGGGGTGGTAGTAGCAGTGGGCTTGGCAAGAAGGAGCAGCTGTCTGTGAAGAAGCTTCGAGTGGTACTGTTTGCCCTATGCTGCAATACAGAACAGGCAGCTGAACACTTCCGAAACCCCCAGCGACGCATCCGGCGTTGGCTTCGGCGCTTCCAGGCCTCCCAGGGGGAGAATCTGGAGGGCAAATACTTGAGCTTAGAGGCAGAAGAGAAACTGGCTGAGTGGGTGCTAACCCAACGAGAGCAACAGCTACCTGTAAATGAGGAGACCTTGTTCCAGAAAGCCACCAAAATAGGACGTTCTTTGGAAGGGGGGTTTAAGATCTCTTATGAGTGGGCTGTGCGTTTCATGCTACGGCACCACCTGACTCCCCATGCCCGACGAGCTGTGGCCCACACCCTACCTAAGGATGTGGCAGAGAATGCAGGACTCTTCATTGAATTTGTACAGCGGCAGATTCACAACCAGGACTTACCCTTGTCTATGATCGTGGCTATTGATGAGATCTCCTTGTTCCTGGATACAGAGGTGCTGAGCAGTGATGACCGGAAGGAGAACGCCCTGCAGACAGTGGGCACAGGGGAACCTTGGTGTGATGTGGTGCTGGCCATTCTGGCAGATGGCACTGTCCTCCCTACCCTTGTTTTCTACCGAGGACAAATGGATCAGCCAGCTAATGTGCCAGACTCTATATTGCTAGAGGCGAAGGAGAGTGGCTACAGTGATGATGAGATCATGGAGCTGTGGTCAACCCGAGTGTGGCAGAAGCACACAGCTTGCCAGCGCAGTAAAGGCATGCTTGTGATGGACTGTCATCGCACTCACTTGTCAGAAGAGGTGCTAGCTATGCTTAGTGCCTCTAGCACTTTGCCTGCAGTGGTCCCAGCAGGCTGTAGCTCCAAAATCCAGCCATTAGATGTATGCATCAAACGAACTGTCAAGAACTTCCTGCACAAAAAGTGGAAGGAACAGGCTCGGGAAATGGCAGATACTGCGTGTGATTCTGATGTCCTGCTTCAACTGGTGCTGGTCTGGCTGGCTGAGGTGTTGGGCGTCATTGGAGACTGTCCAGAGCTAGTTCAGCGGTCCTTCCTTGTGGCTAGTGTTCTGCCTGGCCCTGATGGCAACATTAACTcgcctacaagaaatgctgacaTGCAGGAGGAGCTAATTGCCTCCCTAGAGGAGCAGCTGAAGCTGAGTGGGGAACAGTCTGAGGAGCCCTCAGCTTCCACTCCACGACCCCGGTCGTCTCCTGAAGAGACAATTGAGCCTGAAAGCCTTCACCAGCTCTTTGAGGGTGAAAGTGAGACCGAGTCCTTCTATGGCTTTGAAGAAGCTGACCTAGATCTGATGGAGATTTGA